The following coding sequences lie in one Rutidosis leptorrhynchoides isolate AG116_Rl617_1_P2 chromosome 6, CSIRO_AGI_Rlap_v1, whole genome shotgun sequence genomic window:
- the LOC139853884 gene encoding anther-specific protein LAT52-like: MVNYRASFVILPILLLLATTARCSWISGGAPPPAVTEGDYVTSPDELMNDDDDAASPGPSNELESPEKDESTPGPSNELEEESEEESSPGPESDIMVQAKNSIESHRKVLISQEQEKDDTFIIQGKVYCDPCRIQFPTKISFPLAGTKVTLVCHKETGEETYRVEGESDQKGKYTLEAVGDHADEICEITVNQSPDPNCPEIMDDENHVRVSLTNKHGAKGKGRYANPLGFMVKEADPRCKEALDELGFTGI; the protein is encoded by the coding sequence atggtaaATTATCGAGCCAGTTTCGTCATCTTGCCCATCCTTTTATTATTGGCTACAACGGCTCGTTGTAGCTGGATCAGCGGTGGTGCACCTCCCCCTGCAGTTACCGAAGGAGACTATGTAACCTCACCAGATGAATTAATGAACGACGATGATGATGCAGCCTCTCCTGGGCCCAGCAACGAACTCGAGAGCCCTGAAAAAGACGAATCTACCCCTGGTCCTAGCAATGAATTGGAAGAAGAATCCGAGGAAGAATCATCCCCGGGTCCCGAAAGCGATATCATGGTTCAAGCAAAGAATTCAATTGAAAGTCATAGGAAAGTACTTATATCCcaagaacaagaaaaagatgacacctttattattcaaggtaaagtTTATTGCGACCCGTGTAGGATCCAATTCCCGACCAAGATTAGTTTTCCGTTAGCGGGAACAAAAGTTACGCTTGTGTGTCATAAGGAGACGGGTGAAGAAACTTATAGGGTTGAGGGAGAGAGTGATCAAAAAGGAAAGTATACATTAGAGGCAGTTGGTGATCATGCAGATGAGATATGTGAGATTACTGTTAATCAAAGCCCGGATCCTAATTGTCCTGAAATTATGGACGATGAGAATCATGTTAGGGTATCGTTGACTAATAAGCATGGTGCTAAAGGTAAGGGTCGATATGCTAACCCACTCGGGTTCATGGTTAAGGAAGCCGATCCTCGATGCAAGGAGGCTCTTGATGAGCTTGGTTTTACTGGAATATAA